The Gemmatimonadota bacterium genomic sequence CGATGGCGGTTTTGTCACGACCAATGACGATGAGACCGCTGAAATCGCCCGTCTTTTCCGCGACAAAACCTATTTGAGGGGTCAGAAACTCGAACGCGGCGTGCAACCCATTCCTTTTTTTGGTACTAATTTGCGTCCGACCTGCTTGCAAGCCGCTGTCGCTATTGCGCAACTCCACAAGCTCGAGTATCTCGTTGCCCGCCGCGATCAGATTGTTAGGCGATACTATGCCGAACTCGGCGACCTGCCTCATCTCGATTTTCCGAAAATTGCCGATAAAGCCCACCCGTCGTGGTGGCCGCTTGCCATTCGCTATACGGGTAGCACGCCAACGCGGGATGAACTCGTTGCTATTTTTCGCGCCGAGGGCATTTCCATCAATACGAGTATGTCCGCAGTGAAGAATATTCTCCGCACGGAAATGATTCAAAAACGCAAGTACTATCCTTTAACGGATGATATTCCGATATTCTGGCAAAATACTGCGTACAATCCCGACGACTGCCCCAATGTCGATACTCTGCAAGCCACTTGTCTGCGTCTTCCCGTGAATGAACGCTATACCGACGAAGATATCGATCAGACGATCGCGGGGGTGCAGAAGGTTTGGGCGCACTATTTTTAGATCGCGTTGTTTGTTGTCTTGACCGATCATCCAGAACTGCGTAAATTGTCCATCGCAAATCTACAATAACTGGTAGAGCTAATCATGACCTTAGATATTGAATCCGGCATTCGCCGTCCCAAAATTGACATGCACTGCCATATCTGGCTTATGGATGGGTGGGAGCAGTCGGCTGATCATCTCGTTGCTTCGGGTGATATGCTCGGCATTACCGAATACTGGTGTTCCTCTATTATCCAGCAGGGCATTCTGGCTCCTGTTGAGGATGTGTATCCTCACAATAATACTATTCTGAGCGCGATGGCGCGCCATCCCAAACGCGTTCGCGGCTGGTGTTTTGTCATTCCCGGTCATTTTCAAGGTGCCATAGACGAAGCCGAGCGCTGTCTTGACGCGGGCATGATCGGCATTAAGCTCTACAATCAGTACCGCATCAACGATCCTGTCTTACACCCCATTCTCGAATTGGCGAGCGAACGCCGCGTGCCCATTCTTCAGCACGCCGGATACCCCGTTCCCGAACACCGCGCAAGCCAGCCGCTCATTTCACACGGTATCCATTTTAGCGAAGCCAGCGAAAAATATCCCGATGCGATTCTCATTCACGCCCATATCGGGGGCGGAGGCGATTGGGAACACACGGTGCGCGAAATGCGCCAGGCGTCTCCCAATGTTTATATCGATGTGTCGGGTAGCAACCTGGACGATGGCCAGGTCGAATACGCGGTTTCAGAACTCGGTGTCGAGCGCGTGCTTTTTGGCACCGATGGCACGATGGCTGGCTCGGTGGGCAAAGTTCTCGATGCAGATCTCACCGAGGATGAGCGCGAACACATTTTTTGGACCAATGCCGAACGCATTCTCGCGCAACAGGGGGCTACGCCTACAGAACCTCGTACCAGTTAAAGGAAGAAAACAAACAAATGCTCATAGATGTAAATGCCTGGCTCGGCACATGGCCTTTTCGTTCTCTGCGGGATAATACACCCGATGCGCTGGTCGCACGTCTCGACCAGTCGGGTATTGACAAAGCCGTTG encodes the following:
- a CDS encoding amidohydrolase family protein — protein: MTLDIESGIRRPKIDMHCHIWLMDGWEQSADHLVASGDMLGITEYWCSSIIQQGILAPVEDVYPHNNTILSAMARHPKRVRGWCFVIPGHFQGAIDEAERCLDAGMIGIKLYNQYRINDPVLHPILELASERRVPILQHAGYPVPEHRASQPLISHGIHFSEASEKYPDAILIHAHIGGGGDWEHTVREMRQASPNVYIDVSGSNLDDGQVEYAVSELGVERVLFGTDGTMAGSVGKVLDADLTEDEREHIFWTNAERILAQQGATPTEPRTS
- a CDS encoding DegT/DnrJ/EryC1/StrS family aminotransferase yields the protein MDELAINGGAKAKTVPYNQPNKYTGEERELLLEVLDSGKLMGPDGKVADFEAEVCRAFDVKHAIMVTSGTVALQTALAALGVSEGDEVITTSMTDFGTTAAILALHAIPIFSDIDLSTRLLDPQKVREKITDKTRVIITVHMAGMPCDMDTFLEISEETGVKILEDCAQAHGATYRGRFVGAIGHAAGFSMNESKQISTGDGGFVTTNDDETAEIARLFRDKTYLRGQKLERGVQPIPFFGTNLRPTCLQAAVAIAQLHKLEYLVARRDQIVRRYYAELGDLPHLDFPKIADKAHPSWWPLAIRYTGSTPTRDELVAIFRAEGISINTSMSAVKNILRTEMIQKRKYYPLTDDIPIFWQNTAYNPDDCPNVDTLQATCLRLPVNERYTDEDIDQTIAGVQKVWAHYF